The sequence AAGAAACCGCAACAGCAATGATTGTAAGCACAAATGCGGTTATTGGCAATGCCCATCTTTTGTACTTAACCAATATATAGGCATTAATGTTAGATGCGCCCTTTTGTTTTTGATCATCTATAAACTTGTTCAGTTCAAACAAATTCTTAGTCTCAGCGACATAGGATACTGGGGTAAGATCTTCTATTTTAAAAGTAAAGAGGGTATCCAACCTTCTTTTGGTTTGCATTATCTCAACATCATTACGAAGTTTTCTTTTCACATAATTGGTTAGTCTATAGATACTATCTTTCTCTATCCATCTAATGTTCGTAGCAGAAATCTTATAATCCAATTTTTTAATTGAATCAAAATGTTCGTAAGTAAAATTGTAACCAATCTTCCTATTTGGGTCAAAACTGCTTACATAGATATAATCATCCTCATTTAACTGATTAAATATATTACTGGTAACTCTATCCTGTCGCCCTTTCTTAAAGTATTTATACTCAAATTCATTGTATCCTATACTAGCATGTGGAACTATAAACATACCCATCATAAAAATTAGGATTGCCACCAAAGTAGCACCTATAAAATAAGGTCTTAAAAAACGAGCATAAGAAACTCCAGAACTTAGAATAGCAACTATTTCTGTGTTACTTGCCAATTTAGAAGTGAAAAATATGATGGATAAGAAGAGGAAAATAGGGAGTAGCAAATTGCCAATAACCAAAGTAAAGTTCCCGTAAAACACAATGACCTCACTTAAAGGTGCTTCGTTGTCTATAATTTTACCAACTTTTTCAGCCAAGTTGGCCATTATACCAATGGGAACAAAAAGCAAAAGCATTCCCATGAAGGTAACCAAATAGCGTTTTAAAATATATCTATCAAGTATGGTAAGCATTAGAGTCTTTTGTCCATTTGTTGTACCATTTTGGTTTTCCACTCAAGAAAATCCCCTGCTAAAATACGCTCTCTGGCGGTACGCACCAACCAAAGGTAAAAACCAAGGTTATGTATTGTTGCAATTTGCTTGCCTAAATACTCATTGGCGGCAAACAAATGTCTTAAATATGCTTTGGAATATTCTGTATCCACAAAAGTGATTCCCATGTCATCAATAGGAGAAAAATCATCTTCCCACTTTTTGTTTTTAATGTTGATTGTACCATGTGCCGTAAACAGCATTCCGTTACGTGCATTACGTGTTGGCATTACACAATCGAACATATCCACACCTAAAGCAATATTCTCAAGAATGTTAATCGGTGTACCTACACCCATTAAATATCTTGGTTTATCCTCAGGAAGAATATCACAGACAATTTCTGCCATTTCATACATTTCTTCTGCGGGTTCCCCAACTGACAGTCCCCCTATGGCGTTTCCTTCCGCACCCACGGAAGCAATGTATTCCGCTGATTGTTTTCTTAAATCTTTATAGGTTGAACCCTGTACAATAGGAAAAAAGGTTTGGGAGTAATCGTATTTAAAAGGAAGTTTTTCTAAATGGGAGATACATCTGTCCAACCATCTATGGGTCATATGCATAGAGCGTTTTGCATAATTGTAATCACAAGGGTAAGGTGTACACTCATCAAAAGCCATGATAATGTCTGCACCTATGGCCCGCTGTATTTCCATCACATTCTCTGGAGTGAAAAAATGATTTGACCCATCTATATGAGATTTAAAATTTACTCCTTCTTCTTTAATTTTTCTATTGCTAGAAAGTGAATACACTTGGTACCCCCCACTATCGGTCAAAATATTTCTATCCCAACCCATAAACTTATGCAATCCACCCGCCTGTTCCAAGATTTTAGTTCCTGGTCTTAAATACAAGTGATAGGTGTTACCCAGTATAACATCTGGATTTATCTCATCTCTTAATTCTCGTTGGTGTACCCCTTTTACAGAAGCCACCGTACCTACTGGCATGAATATTGGTGTCTGTATAATACCATGATCTAATGACAATTCACCGGCCCTGGCTTTACTAAGATTATCCTTTTTTTCTAGAGTAAACTTCAATTGTTGCTTTTAAAAGGGCAAATATAGCCAACTCATTTCCACAAAGCCTTAACAAAAAAATAAAGTTTGTTTCTGCAAAGCGTTTCGTAAAATAATCCGCAGTCGCTTGTTTAACAAAGTGAATGCGGTTACTTTTGACACAATAAAATTAACACAATGCCAAGCACTCAAGAATTACAGAATTTAGTGACCCAGGTCCGAAGAGACATTTTAAGAATGGTCCACAAAGTAAATTCAGGGCACCCTGGAGGTTCTTTAGGTTGTACCGAATTTTTTGTTGCACTATACAACGAAATCATGGAGTTAAAAGATGGTTTTGATATGGATGGAAATGGCGAGGACCTTTTCTTCCTTTCAAATGGCCATATCTCACCAGTATTTTATAGTGTATTGGCAAGAAGAGGTTATTTCCCAGTTGATGAATTGAACACCTTTAGGTTGATAAATTCTCGTTTACAAGGGCATCCTACAACTCATGAAGGACTGCCCGGTGTGCGCATAGCTTCTGGATCTTTGGGGCAGGGTATGTCCGTGGCCATCGGAGCTGCTCTAGCCAAAAAGCTAAATGGTGACAATAAACTAGTTTATAGTTTACATGGTGATGGAGAATTACAAGAAGGACAAAATTGGGAGGCCATTATGTATGCCTCCGGAAATAAGGTAGATAATTATATTGCTACCATCGATTTAAATGGACAACAAATAGATGGATCCACAGATGATGTTTTACCGTTAGGTGATGTTGCTGAAAAGTTTAGAGTTTTTGGATGGGATGTTTTGGAAATTGAAAATGGCAATGACCTAAAACAAGTGATAGCTGGTTTAAATGAGGCCAAAAGCAGAACTGGAAAAGGAAAACCAGTTTGTGTTGTAATGACTACAATGATGGGTAATGGAGTAGATTTTATG is a genomic window of Flagellimonas sp. CMM7 containing:
- a CDS encoding transketolase, with amino-acid sequence MPSTQELQNLVTQVRRDILRMVHKVNSGHPGGSLGCTEFFVALYNEIMELKDGFDMDGNGEDLFFLSNGHISPVFYSVLARRGYFPVDELNTFRLINSRLQGHPTTHEGLPGVRIASGSLGQGMSVAIGAALAKKLNGDNKLVYSLHGDGELQEGQNWEAIMYASGNKVDNYIATIDLNGQQIDGSTDDVLPLGDVAEKFRVFGWDVLEIENGNDLKQVIAGLNEAKSRTGKGKPVCVVMTTMMGNGVDFMMHTHAWHGKAPSDEQLETALAQNPETLGDY
- a CDS encoding LptF/LptG family permease encodes the protein MLTILDRYILKRYLVTFMGMLLLFVPIGIMANLAEKVGKIIDNEAPLSEVIVFYGNFTLVIGNLLLPIFLFLSIIFFTSKLASNTEIVAILSSGVSYARFLRPYFIGATLVAILIFMMGMFIVPHASIGYNEFEYKYFKKGRQDRVTSNIFNQLNEDDYIYVSSFDPNRKIGYNFTYEHFDSIKKLDYKISATNIRWIEKDSIYRLTNYVKRKLRNDVEIMQTKRRLDTLFTFKIEDLTPVSYVAETKNLFELNKFIDDQKQKGASNINAYILVKYKRWALPITAFVLTIIAVAVSSVKRRGGMGLNLAFGIGVAFIYIFFDKVFGTLAEQSGFSPLLAVVVPNLIFGVFAVYMLIKAKR
- the tgt gene encoding tRNA guanosine(34) transglycosylase Tgt, whose product is MKFTLEKKDNLSKARAGELSLDHGIIQTPIFMPVGTVASVKGVHQRELRDEINPDVILGNTYHLYLRPGTKILEQAGGLHKFMGWDRNILTDSGGYQVYSLSSNRKIKEEGVNFKSHIDGSNHFFTPENVMEIQRAIGADIIMAFDECTPYPCDYNYAKRSMHMTHRWLDRCISHLEKLPFKYDYSQTFFPIVQGSTYKDLRKQSAEYIASVGAEGNAIGGLSVGEPAEEMYEMAEIVCDILPEDKPRYLMGVGTPINILENIALGVDMFDCVMPTRNARNGMLFTAHGTINIKNKKWEDDFSPIDDMGITFVDTEYSKAYLRHLFAANEYLGKQIATIHNLGFYLWLVRTARERILAGDFLEWKTKMVQQMDKRL